The Streptomyces sp. NBC_01689 genome includes a window with the following:
- a CDS encoding SPFH domain-containing protein, with amino-acid sequence MTSTTSPTPEPEEGPEHGTVRSARLIHNEATTEIPVHLLFRDEADALPVPLAPDAVERPPDTTVPLRARAEKGEREPARTRRPASGRSARPVPEVDPALVERPARVLPAAAGVLAGVCGVAGCVLTTWWTGTLPSAAGHAFGLPGHAGSGLGPAQMGAYAGAGALGLLGFGGLARGRTGRAWVLRLFGGYRGTVRRAGLMWINPLATRRRADVRLRHWRSEPMPVVDANGVALRVVVLVVWRVKDTARAVLGVEDHETYLRECVEAALSRVLTRLPADLPPSVVKDVTLRNTDAVGEALTALVAEDAAPVGLEVFSAQPTRIEYAPEVAAVMQRHRIAALDARHRDSVLDSVVDSVEDTVTRLTLRGLVELDDYERKALVKDLTVAFCTGRGEGSS; translated from the coding sequence ATGACGTCGACCACTTCACCCACTCCGGAACCCGAGGAGGGCCCGGAGCACGGCACCGTCCGGTCCGCCCGGCTCATCCACAACGAGGCGACCACCGAGATCCCGGTCCACCTGCTCTTCCGGGACGAGGCGGACGCGCTGCCGGTGCCGCTCGCGCCCGACGCCGTGGAGCGGCCGCCGGACACCACCGTCCCGCTGCGGGCGCGGGCGGAAAAGGGGGAGCGCGAACCGGCACGGACGCGCCGGCCCGCTTCGGGCCGGTCCGCGCGCCCGGTGCCGGAGGTCGATCCGGCGCTGGTGGAGCGGCCCGCGCGGGTACTGCCCGCGGCGGCGGGTGTGCTGGCCGGGGTCTGCGGGGTGGCCGGCTGCGTCCTCACCACCTGGTGGACGGGGACGCTGCCGTCGGCTGCGGGGCACGCGTTCGGGCTGCCGGGACACGCGGGTTCCGGGCTCGGTCCCGCCCAGATGGGGGCGTACGCCGGAGCGGGCGCGCTCGGTCTCCTCGGCTTCGGCGGTCTGGCCCGCGGCCGGACCGGACGGGCCTGGGTGCTCCGTCTCTTCGGCGGCTACCGCGGCACGGTGCGGCGCGCCGGCCTGATGTGGATCAACCCGCTGGCGACGCGGCGCCGGGCCGACGTACGGCTGCGCCACTGGCGCAGCGAGCCGATGCCGGTGGTCGACGCGAACGGGGTGGCGCTGCGGGTGGTGGTGCTCGTCGTGTGGCGGGTCAAGGACACGGCACGGGCCGTGCTCGGGGTCGAGGACCATGAGACGTATCTGCGCGAGTGCGTGGAGGCGGCGCTGTCACGGGTGCTCACGCGGTTGCCGGCGGACCTGCCGCCCTCGGTGGTCAAGGACGTGACCCTGCGCAACACCGATGCCGTCGGCGAGGCGCTGACCGCGCTGGTCGCCGAGGACGCGGCGCCGGTCGGTCTGGAGGTGTTCTCGGCGCAGCCGACCCGGATCGAGTACGCGCCCGAGGTCGCCGCCGTGATGCAGCGTCACCGGATCGCCGCCCTGGACGCCCGGCACCGGGACTCCGTGCTCGACTCGGTCGTCGACTCCGTCGAGGACACGGTGACCCGGCTGACCCTGCGCGGTCTGGTCGAGCTCGACGACTACGAACGCAAGGCGCTGGTGAAGGACCTGACGGTGGCGTTCTGCACCGGGCGCGGGGAGGGCTCCTCGTGA
- a CDS encoding lytic polysaccharide monooxygenase auxiliary activity family 9 protein produces the protein MRIRTPRNNVKWYAALVGLATASTFVLATGSAGAHGYTDQPLSRQKMCAGGGTVANCGDIQWEPQSVEGPKGFPAAGPADGRICSANHTNFGQLDQPKTPSGGAWPTTRVTGGQSYSFRWQFTAVHATTDFKYYVTKPGWNQNHALTRADLNTTPFLTVPYNGQRPPSTLSHSGTLPSGLSGHHVILGVWTIADTANAFYSCADVTF, from the coding sequence ATGCGCATACGCACGCCCAGGAACAACGTCAAGTGGTACGCGGCCCTCGTCGGCCTCGCCACCGCGAGCACCTTCGTGCTCGCCACCGGCAGTGCCGGCGCCCACGGCTACACCGATCAGCCCCTCAGCCGGCAGAAGATGTGCGCCGGCGGCGGCACCGTCGCCAACTGCGGTGACATCCAGTGGGAGCCCCAGAGCGTCGAGGGGCCCAAGGGGTTCCCGGCGGCGGGTCCCGCGGACGGCCGGATCTGTTCCGCGAACCACACCAACTTCGGCCAGCTCGACCAGCCCAAGACGCCCTCGGGCGGCGCCTGGCCCACGACCAGGGTCACCGGCGGCCAGAGCTACAGCTTCCGCTGGCAGTTCACGGCCGTGCACGCCACGACCGACTTCAAGTACTACGTCACCAAGCCCGGCTGGAACCAGAACCACGCGCTCACCCGGGCCGACCTGAACACCACACCGTTCCTGACGGTGCCCTACAACGGTCAGCGCCCGCCGTCCACCCTCTCCCACTCCGGCACCCTGCCCAGCGGTCTGAGCGGACATCACGTCATCCTCGGCGTGTGGACGATCGCCGACACCGCGAACGCGTTCTACTCGTGCGCGGACGTCACGTTCTGA
- a CDS encoding DUF3592 domain-containing protein — translation MDVIFYVVPALIMAGATSMAVLVVRRSLDMRRAWNSGLTAEARCLRSYATTSGGGDTSVSTTLHHVYEFTTRDGRTIRFEEANGPATVLDGDIVTVHYSADRPQKATAHAPRRGLLAAGTVFVLVFCTVVVLLCAGFMVGFHAFSSAWDSAWTGREEFEGAPLPF, via the coding sequence ATGGACGTCATCTTCTATGTGGTGCCCGCGCTGATCATGGCCGGGGCGACCTCCATGGCGGTCCTGGTGGTCCGCCGGTCGCTGGACATGCGCCGGGCGTGGAACAGCGGACTGACCGCGGAGGCGCGCTGTCTGCGCTCGTACGCGACGACCAGCGGCGGCGGTGACACCTCCGTGTCCACGACGCTCCACCACGTCTACGAGTTCACGACGCGTGACGGCCGCACGATCCGCTTCGAGGAGGCGAACGGCCCGGCGACGGTCCTCGACGGCGACATCGTCACCGTCCACTACAGCGCCGACCGCCCGCAGAAGGCGACGGCCCACGCGCCCCGCCGGGGGCTGCTGGCGGCGGGCACGGTCTTCGTCCTGGTCTTCTGCACGGTGGTCGTCCTCCTCTGCGCGGGCTTCATGGTGGGCTTCCACGCGTTCTCGTCGGCGTGGGACTCGGCCTGGACCGGTCGGGAGGAGTTCGAGGGCGCGCCACTCCCTTTCTGA
- a CDS encoding AMP-binding protein, with protein sequence MRRTVAELVAERWGDHRPGLWFEGRVLSHHQVTAAAAARAALLAELLPAGAEPHLGVLLDNTPEYPMWLSAAALAGAAVAGINPTRRGPELARDILHTECRVLVTERSHLRLLDGLELPGVRVLVTDTEEYADLLAAYEGARPEAASVSPGDRLLLYFTSGSTGAPKAAICTQDRLAAAGHSLAGHFGVRPEDTHYICMPMFHGNAVIADWAPALAAGARVALRRRFSASGFLPDVRACGATYFTYVGRAVQYLLATPARPDDRDNPLRTGFGTEAGVVDAAAFEQRFGVRLVEGYGSSEGGAAVQRTPGTPAGAIGRAAPGDDLAVVDPETRAECPAAVFGPDGRLLNGSAAIGELVNRGASPFEGYWRNPAADLARRRDGWYWTGDLFYRDSDGFLYFAGRTDDRLRVDSENLAAAMIENILARFRGAAAVAVYAVPDPVAGDQVMATVASRDDVPFDPRAFAAFLAVQPDLGTKMAPRFVRIVERMPVTATNKIHRAALRRAGFRCADPVWWRPPGERAYRRLTEADVRALLAEYRARGREDLLPATRG encoded by the coding sequence ATGAGGCGCACCGTCGCGGAACTCGTAGCGGAACGGTGGGGCGACCACCGGCCGGGGCTGTGGTTCGAGGGGCGCGTCCTGAGCCACCACCAGGTGACGGCGGCCGCGGCCGCACGGGCCGCGCTCCTCGCCGAGCTGCTCCCCGCGGGAGCCGAGCCGCACCTCGGCGTCCTGCTCGACAACACCCCCGAGTACCCGATGTGGCTGAGCGCAGCCGCGCTCGCCGGTGCCGCCGTCGCCGGGATCAACCCGACCCGCCGCGGACCGGAACTCGCCCGCGACATCCTGCACACCGAGTGCCGGGTGCTCGTCACCGAGCGGAGTCATCTGCGTCTCCTCGACGGCCTCGAACTGCCCGGTGTACGCGTCCTGGTGACCGACACCGAGGAGTACGCCGACCTCCTCGCGGCGTACGAGGGGGCCCGGCCCGAGGCGGCGTCCGTGTCCCCGGGCGACCGCCTGCTGCTCTACTTCACCTCCGGCTCGACCGGCGCGCCCAAGGCCGCGATCTGCACCCAGGACCGGCTGGCCGCCGCCGGACACTCGCTCGCCGGCCACTTCGGGGTGCGGCCGGAGGACACCCACTACATCTGCATGCCGATGTTCCACGGCAACGCGGTGATCGCCGACTGGGCGCCCGCGCTGGCCGCGGGCGCCCGAGTCGCGCTCCGGCGCCGCTTCTCCGCCTCGGGCTTCCTGCCGGACGTACGGGCCTGCGGAGCCACGTACTTCACCTATGTGGGCCGTGCCGTGCAGTACCTGCTGGCCACGCCCGCCCGCCCCGACGACCGGGACAACCCGCTGCGGACCGGGTTCGGGACCGAGGCGGGCGTGGTCGACGCCGCCGCCTTCGAACAGCGCTTCGGGGTACGGCTGGTGGAGGGGTACGGCTCCTCGGAGGGCGGAGCGGCCGTCCAGCGCACGCCCGGCACCCCGGCCGGGGCGATCGGGCGGGCGGCGCCCGGCGACGACCTCGCCGTGGTCGACCCGGAGACCCGCGCCGAATGCCCCGCGGCCGTCTTCGGCCCGGACGGCCGGCTGCTCAACGGGAGCGCGGCGATCGGGGAACTGGTGAACCGCGGGGCCAGCCCCTTCGAGGGGTACTGGCGCAACCCGGCCGCCGACCTGGCCCGGCGGCGGGACGGCTGGTACTGGACGGGAGACCTCTTCTACCGCGACAGCGACGGCTTCCTCTATTTCGCGGGCCGCACGGACGACCGGCTGCGCGTCGACAGCGAGAACCTCGCCGCCGCGATGATCGAGAACATCCTCGCGCGCTTCCGGGGCGCGGCGGCCGTCGCGGTGTACGCCGTGCCGGACCCGGTGGCGGGGGACCAGGTGATGGCGACGGTGGCGTCGCGCGACGACGTCCCCTTCGACCCGCGCGCCTTCGCCGCGTTCCTGGCCGTGCAGCCCGACCTGGGGACCAAGATGGCACCCCGCTTCGTACGGATCGTGGAGCGGATGCCGGTCACCGCCACCAACAAGATCCACCGGGCGGCGCTGCGGCGCGCGGGCTTCCGCTGCGCCGACCCGGTGTGGTGGCGTCCGCCGGGGGAGCGGGCCTACCGCCGCCTCACGGAGGCCGATGTGCGGGCCCTGCTGGCCGAGTACCGGGCGCGGGGGCGGGAGGACCTCCTGCCGGCGACACGGGGCTGA
- a CDS encoding M18 family aminopeptidase, whose product MSPTHDRSHSDDLLSFVRSSPSPYHVVANAAQRLEKAGFQELRETDDWAAGAEGGRYVVRAGALLAWYVPAGAPARTPFRIIGAHTDSPNLRIKPEPDTGTAGWRQIAVEVYGGVPFNTWLDRDLGVSGRLMMRDGSSRLVSVDRPLLRVPQLAIHLDGGVNEGVALDPQRHLTPLWGLGDTRPGALLGRIAGEADADVADILGWDLMLHDIQAPGYLGADEEFLVSSRLDNQISVHAGVTALVAAAHAERPPAYVPVLAAFDHEEVGSGSWSGAQGPLLERVLSRSVGARGGSAEDFHRALAGGFCVSADMSHAVHPNYAERHDPDHQPLPNGGPVVKVNVNQRYATDGTGVAVFAAACERAAVPWQPFVSHNAIPCGTSIGPITSARLGVPTVDVGVPGLSMHSSRELCGAKDPGLLARVLTEFVRAG is encoded by the coding sequence ATGTCCCCCACGCATGACCGCAGTCACAGCGACGATCTGCTGTCCTTCGTCCGCTCCAGCCCCTCGCCCTACCACGTGGTCGCGAACGCGGCCCAGCGTCTGGAGAAGGCGGGGTTCCAGGAACTGCGCGAGACGGACGACTGGGCGGCCGGCGCCGAGGGCGGCCGGTACGTCGTCCGCGCGGGCGCGCTGCTCGCCTGGTACGTCCCCGCGGGCGCTCCGGCCCGTACGCCGTTCCGGATCATCGGTGCCCACACCGACTCCCCGAACCTGCGGATCAAGCCCGAACCGGACACCGGGACGGCGGGCTGGCGGCAGATCGCCGTGGAGGTCTACGGCGGTGTGCCCTTCAACACTTGGCTGGACCGGGACCTCGGGGTCTCGGGGCGGCTGATGATGCGGGACGGGTCCAGCCGCCTCGTCAGCGTCGACCGGCCGCTGCTGCGGGTGCCGCAGCTCGCCATCCACCTCGACGGCGGCGTCAACGAAGGCGTCGCGCTGGACCCGCAGCGGCACCTCACCCCCCTGTGGGGGCTCGGCGACACCCGGCCCGGTGCCCTGCTCGGCCGGATCGCCGGGGAGGCCGACGCCGACGTCGCCGACATCCTGGGCTGGGACCTGATGCTGCACGACATCCAGGCGCCCGGCTATCTCGGCGCCGACGAGGAGTTCCTCGTCTCCTCCCGCCTCGACAACCAGATCTCCGTGCACGCGGGCGTCACCGCGCTGGTGGCCGCCGCGCACGCCGAGCGGCCGCCCGCGTACGTCCCGGTGCTCGCCGCCTTCGACCACGAGGAGGTCGGCAGCGGCTCCTGGTCGGGAGCCCAGGGACCGCTGCTGGAACGGGTGCTGAGCCGGTCCGTCGGCGCGCGCGGCGGGAGCGCCGAGGACTTCCACCGGGCCCTCGCCGGCGGATTCTGCGTCTCCGCCGACATGTCGCACGCCGTGCACCCCAACTACGCCGAGCGCCACGACCCGGACCACCAGCCGCTGCCCAACGGCGGTCCCGTCGTCAAGGTCAACGTCAACCAGCGGTACGCCACCGACGGCACCGGAGTCGCCGTCTTCGCCGCCGCCTGCGAGCGGGCGGCGGTGCCCTGGCAGCCGTTCGTCTCCCACAACGCCATACCCTGCGGGACCTCGATCGGACCGATCACCTCGGCCCGGCTGGGCGTCCCGACCGTCGACGTGGGCGTACCGGGCCTGTCGATGCACTCCTCCCGCGAGCTGTGCGGGGCGAAGGACCCGGGTCTGCTGGCCCGGGTGCTGACCGAGTTCGTCAGGGCGGGCTGA
- a CDS encoding IclR family transcriptional regulator — MALKNEPTAPYHSAQDALRVLEAVARHSTGITDAELARRTRLGPDRLTALVRMLRREGYVEQLADGVFVAGAAFGRLDSAQGRDLALREQLQQTIDRLRDTVGAAIYLSRYVDGEVEVTQCAEGPATPAVNEWVDFRSSAHASAVGKSLLGQLDADARRDHLSRHRPARLTSRTITDERLLLSRLDAHPPTVPVLDLQEYAIGTVCAAVPVTAGSSVGCLALSLPVEHAHRLRRAADTLNREAPKVLVSLAL, encoded by the coding sequence GTGGCGCTGAAGAACGAGCCGACCGCGCCGTACCACTCGGCCCAGGACGCCCTGCGTGTCCTGGAGGCGGTGGCCCGGCACTCCACCGGCATCACCGACGCCGAACTCGCCCGCAGGACGCGCCTCGGCCCGGACCGCCTGACCGCTCTGGTGCGGATGCTGCGCCGGGAGGGGTACGTCGAGCAGCTCGCCGACGGCGTGTTCGTCGCCGGGGCCGCCTTCGGCCGGCTGGACTCGGCCCAGGGCCGCGACCTCGCCCTGCGCGAGCAGCTCCAGCAGACCATCGACCGGCTGCGCGACACGGTCGGCGCCGCGATCTACCTCAGCCGCTACGTCGACGGTGAGGTCGAGGTCACCCAGTGCGCCGAGGGCCCGGCGACGCCCGCGGTCAACGAATGGGTCGACTTCCGTTCCTCGGCGCACGCCAGCGCCGTGGGCAAGAGCCTTCTCGGGCAGCTCGACGCCGACGCCCGCCGCGACCATCTCTCCCGTCACCGGCCGGCCCGCCTCACCTCGCGCACCATCACCGACGAGCGGCTGCTGCTGTCCCGGCTCGACGCCCACCCGCCCACGGTGCCGGTGCTCGACCTCCAGGAGTACGCGATCGGCACGGTCTGCGCGGCCGTCCCGGTCACCGCGGGTTCCTCGGTCGGCTGCCTCGCCCTGTCGCTCCCGGTCGAGCACGCCCACCGGCTGCGCCGGGCCGCGGACACCCTGAACCGCGAGGCGCCCAAGGTGCTCGTGTCGCTCGCCCTCTAG
- the ehuA gene encoding ectoine/hydroxyectoine ABC transporter ATP-binding protein EhuA, producing MSVDTDNQTPEIHDVRTQELIRFEKVTKRFGDNTVLDGLDFRVDPGKHVTLIGPSGSGKTTILRLLMTLAKPDEGTITVAGERLFPAEEKQIREVRKKIGMVFQQFNLFPNMKVLRNITEAPVTVLGLSRDEAEQRARELLDLVGLADKCNAYPSQLSGGQQQRVAIARALAMRPQVLLLDEVTSALDPELVAGVLDVLRDIARTTDITMLCVTHEMNFARDISDQVLMFDSGHVIEAGPPERIFGDPEHERTREFLSAVL from the coding sequence TTGTCCGTTGACACCGACAACCAGACCCCCGAGATCCACGACGTGCGGACCCAGGAGCTGATCCGGTTCGAGAAGGTCACCAAGCGCTTCGGGGACAACACCGTCCTGGACGGGCTCGACTTCCGGGTCGACCCCGGCAAGCACGTCACGCTGATCGGCCCCTCGGGCTCCGGCAAGACGACCATCCTGCGGCTGCTGATGACCCTGGCCAAGCCGGACGAGGGGACGATCACGGTGGCCGGGGAGCGGCTCTTCCCGGCGGAGGAGAAGCAGATCCGTGAGGTCCGCAAGAAGATCGGGATGGTCTTCCAGCAGTTCAACCTGTTCCCGAACATGAAGGTGCTGCGCAACATCACCGAGGCGCCGGTCACCGTCCTCGGCCTGTCCCGGGACGAGGCCGAGCAGCGGGCCCGGGAGCTGCTCGATCTGGTGGGCCTCGCGGACAAGTGCAACGCCTATCCGAGCCAGTTGTCCGGCGGGCAGCAGCAGCGGGTGGCGATCGCGCGGGCGCTCGCGATGCGGCCGCAGGTGCTGCTGCTGGACGAGGTGACGTCCGCGCTCGACCCCGAGCTGGTCGCGGGAGTCCTCGACGTCCTCCGTGACATCGCCCGCACCACCGACATCACCATGCTCTGTGTGACCCATGAGATGAATTTCGCCCGGGACATCTCGGACCAGGTGCTGATGTTCGATTCTGGCCATGTCATCGAGGCGGGTCCGCCGGAGCGGATCTTCGGCGATCCGGAACACGAGAGGACCCGGGAATTCCTCAGCGCGGTCCTGTGA
- the ehuD gene encoding ectoine/hydroxyectoine ABC transporter permease subunit EhuD, with protein sequence MTWDWSAVGDFMPLFLDGLLVTLKALALGSLISFALGLVWALLMRAPTRWVRWPVGAVTEFVRNTPLLVQLFFLFYVLPEWNITFSALTTGVVAIGLHYSTYTMQVYRAGIEGVPAGQWEAATALNLPLRRTWTAVILPQAVRRVVPALGNYVISMLKDTPMLMAITVLEMLGEARLYSQEHFQFTEPLTVIGVAFVLISCPASLLLRALERRLVR encoded by the coding sequence ATGACGTGGGACTGGAGCGCGGTCGGGGACTTCATGCCGCTCTTCCTGGACGGGCTGCTGGTCACGCTGAAGGCACTGGCCCTCGGCTCGCTGATCTCCTTCGCCCTCGGGCTGGTGTGGGCGCTGCTGATGCGGGCGCCGACCCGCTGGGTGCGCTGGCCGGTGGGGGCCGTCACGGAGTTCGTGCGCAACACCCCGCTGCTGGTGCAGTTGTTCTTCCTCTTCTACGTGCTGCCCGAGTGGAACATCACGTTCTCCGCGCTGACCACCGGGGTGGTCGCGATCGGGCTGCACTACTCGACGTACACGATGCAGGTCTACCGGGCCGGCATCGAGGGCGTGCCGGCCGGCCAGTGGGAAGCGGCCACGGCGCTCAACCTGCCCCTGCGGCGGACCTGGACCGCGGTGATCCTGCCGCAGGCGGTCCGCCGGGTGGTGCCCGCGCTCGGCAACTACGTCATATCGATGCTCAAGGACACCCCGATGCTGATGGCGATCACGGTCCTGGAGATGCTCGGCGAGGCGCGGCTGTACTCGCAGGAGCACTTCCAGTTCACCGAGCCCCTCACGGTCATCGGCGTGGCCTTCGTCCTCATTTCCTGTCCGGCTTCCCTCCTTCTGCGAGCCCTGGAGCGACGTCTTGTCCGTTGA
- the ehuC gene encoding ectoine/hydroxyectoine ABC transporter permease subunit EhuC produces MTPGLWELVLKGTWVTLQLLFLGSLVAGAVSFAVGVARTSRRWIVRFLAGLYTEVFRGTSALIMIFWVYFVLPLAFGWQLVPLWAGTLALGLTYGAYGSEIVRGALNAVDPAQREGGIALSFTPWQRMRLILLPQAVPEMIPPFCNLLVELLKGTALVSIMGMGDLAFSGNLVRLALQESAEIYAYILVIYFVIAFAITRLMRVLERRLKAGLGRAPERRAPAREKRPVGAGGVGAANGGAS; encoded by the coding sequence ATGACCCCGGGACTGTGGGAACTCGTACTCAAGGGGACGTGGGTCACCCTCCAGCTGCTGTTCCTCGGCTCGCTGGTGGCGGGAGCCGTCTCCTTCGCGGTGGGCGTCGCGCGCACCTCACGGCGGTGGATCGTCCGTTTCCTCGCGGGCCTCTACACCGAGGTGTTCCGCGGGACCTCCGCACTGATCATGATCTTCTGGGTGTACTTCGTGCTGCCGCTCGCCTTCGGCTGGCAGCTCGTGCCGCTGTGGGCGGGCACGCTGGCGCTGGGGCTGACGTACGGGGCGTACGGGAGCGAGATCGTGCGCGGCGCCCTGAACGCCGTCGACCCGGCCCAGCGCGAGGGCGGCATCGCGCTCAGCTTCACGCCCTGGCAGCGGATGCGGCTGATCCTGCTGCCGCAGGCGGTGCCCGAGATGATCCCCCCGTTCTGCAACCTGCTGGTCGAGCTGCTGAAGGGCACGGCGCTGGTCTCCATCATGGGCATGGGTGATCTGGCCTTCAGCGGCAACCTGGTGCGGCTCGCGCTCCAGGAGAGCGCGGAGATCTACGCGTACATCCTGGTGATCTATTTCGTGATCGCCTTCGCGATCACCCGGCTGATGCGCGTCCTGGAGCGGCGGCTGAAGGCCGGGCTCGGCAGGGCGCCCGAGCGCCGTGCCCCCGCGCGGGAGAAGCGCCCCGTCGGAGCCGGCGGAGTGGGCGCGGCGAACGGAGGTGCCTCATGA
- the ehuB gene encoding ectoine/hydroxyectoine ABC transporter substrate-binding protein EhuB, which yields MAPPLRNDGNDGNGARTRGPSRRALLAGVPALGAVGALGAAGCSRVATTAATDGGDLLGRLRAQGVVRLGIAGEIPFGYIDRDGELTGEAPELAKAVFKRLGVDRVQPVPTEFGSLIPGLNSQQFDVVSAGMYINAERCEQVIFADPDYQMLDAFIVRKGNPKGLHDYKDVVAKKARFATGTGYAEIQYAVEAGYRESDILVVPDQVAGLNAVEAGRVDVFAGTALTVREVVKKSRKAESTKPFAPLVKGKPHVDGGGFAFRSAETRLRDAFDVELRKMKKSGELFRILRPFGFTRAEMTEMTAKELCRG from the coding sequence ATGGCTCCACCACTACGCAATGACGGAAACGACGGGAACGGTGCGCGGACCCGCGGCCCGAGCCGGCGGGCGCTGCTCGCGGGTGTCCCGGCGCTCGGCGCGGTCGGCGCTCTGGGCGCCGCGGGCTGCAGCCGGGTGGCCACCACCGCCGCCACGGACGGCGGTGACCTCCTCGGCCGGCTGCGGGCGCAGGGGGTCGTGCGGCTGGGCATCGCGGGTGAGATCCCGTTCGGCTACATCGACCGGGACGGCGAGCTGACCGGGGAGGCGCCCGAGCTCGCGAAGGCGGTCTTCAAGCGGCTGGGGGTCGACCGCGTCCAGCCGGTCCCCACCGAGTTCGGCTCGCTCATCCCGGGGCTCAACTCGCAGCAGTTCGACGTCGTGTCCGCCGGGATGTACATCAACGCCGAGCGGTGCGAGCAGGTCATCTTCGCCGACCCGGACTACCAGATGCTCGACGCGTTCATCGTGCGCAAGGGCAATCCGAAGGGCCTGCACGACTACAAGGACGTGGTGGCGAAGAAGGCCAGGTTCGCGACCGGCACCGGGTACGCCGAGATCCAGTACGCGGTCGAGGCCGGGTACCGGGAGAGCGACATCCTGGTCGTGCCCGACCAGGTCGCCGGGCTGAACGCCGTCGAGGCGGGGCGCGTCGACGTCTTCGCGGGTACCGCGCTGACCGTCCGCGAGGTGGTCAAGAAGTCGCGCAAGGCCGAGAGCACCAAGCCGTTCGCCCCCCTGGTCAAGGGAAAGCCGCACGTCGACGGCGGCGGCTTCGCGTTCCGTTCGGCCGAGACACGGCTGCGGGACGCCTTCGACGTGGAGCTGCGGAAGATGAAGAAGAGCGGCGAACTGTTCCGCATCCTGCGGCCGTTCGGCTTCACCAGAGCCGAGATGACCGAGATGACCGCGAAGGAGCTCTGCCGCGGATGA
- a CDS encoding DUF3830 family protein, which produces MTDRYLDISLVKRGVHCTARLLDDRAPLTCAAVWDALPLAGDVYHAKYARNEIYALFPPFAAGEPPLENPTVTPVPGDLCYFSFAGTELGTKAYGYDTEVRPGTTVVDLALFYERNNLLINGDVGWVPGIVWGQIVEGLDTMAEACNDLWRSGALGETLSFRRS; this is translated from the coding sequence ATGACCGACCGGTACCTCGACATCTCCCTGGTCAAGCGGGGAGTCCACTGCACGGCCAGACTGCTCGACGACCGGGCACCCCTCACCTGCGCGGCGGTGTGGGACGCCCTCCCCCTGGCCGGTGACGTGTATCACGCCAAGTACGCGCGCAACGAGATCTACGCCCTGTTCCCGCCCTTCGCGGCCGGCGAACCGCCGCTGGAGAACCCCACCGTCACGCCCGTCCCCGGCGACCTCTGCTACTTCTCCTTCGCCGGCACCGAGCTCGGCACCAAGGCGTACGGCTATGACACCGAGGTGCGCCCCGGCACCACGGTCGTCGACCTCGCGCTGTTCTACGAACGCAACAACCTGCTGATCAACGGTGACGTGGGCTGGGTGCCGGGCATCGTCTGGGGACAGATCGTCGAGGGCCTCGACACCATGGCCGAGGCCTGCAACGACCTGTGGCGCTCCGGCGCGCTGGGGGAGACCCTCAGCTTCCGCAGGTCCTAG